TTCTTTCAGTCAACACTCAACAGTGCCGACACCACCCCCTTCCCCATTGCCAAGGGAACTAGATTGAGATATCTTATCAATGCAAGCACAAGTACAAGTAATCATCTGGTCCATGACCAATTATTTTATCACCACCTTCAAGCTCGTTGTAACGCCCTgcagaatcaatcataaactaaCTCCTAACAGCATTCAATACACTTCCATGGACTATAAATCCATTATACAAATGTGATGTTATCGTAATTACAACAatgttagagcaagtcttatggtggaagagttccatcttccatcttccacgccacctcagcatttggaatcgTGGATGGAAGTgtaagtgtagtggtggaatagtgaaaacgctattcttaataacgctaaaaaaacgctattaagaatagcgtttttttctcatccgttagatttcaacaactcatcctaaatctacggacaaaaaaaacgttattcttattggcgttcagatggattccacgaacccttctacgaaacggtggaaccttgcttggattttctgtggaaaaccccaacttggaagccattagacttgacattccatgatttttccacacttggaataggttggattccaccattagaCTTACTCTTATAACTTGACCGGAAGTGCTACACATCCTGCGGATTCAATCCTGCAGGTTGTACTAGGTAAGTTTAGTGTGGATCCCACCCCTATATCACTCGGTATAACTCGCGGGATATAAAGAATTACCCCAAACATTCACACTACCGGTTGACGTCTGGCTATGCCGTCCCTCAATGGTGGGTCCATAAAAGGGACAAACATATCCAAGGTGTCTAATCGCAAAcaaaaggaataaatgtacatgtTTTGCCTCTAAAACTCTTTAAACTGAAAAATTCCAGTCTGGCCTGAAATGAACAGCCAAAAACATTAGTTCTTATCCTACTTTGGCTTTGCTGTTATGAAGGGGAAttttcataaattttgttaataatTTGAATTCTCAATCACACAGACACCAGTACACCATCCATCACAATTCACAGAATATTAGGTCCAATTGTGCGTTAACTTCTGCATTCAAGAAGATCACGTGACCAGATTCTATAAATCAACAAAAGAATAGAGATGAAATAAATGCAAGTGAAGAGTCTACATCCCCGCATTCAATACAGATTCACCGAACCCTAATCCcagatatcaaagagtttttctcAGGCAGTACAAAACATTAGCCATTAAGAGAGATGAGACGCATCAATTCAAAAATGGCTAATGCATGGCAGTCCAGGAAATCCCAGAGAAATGAGATACGGGTTATTTTGGATCTGAGTAACAAGAATCCAAACTTAACCCCAAAGGAACTGTTTTCAGTTGTTgacatgttgttgttgctgctgaacaGAGATATCAGCTGGGATTTGAACAATATTAACGCATTTTTGTCAGGTTGCAATTACGACAAATGCAATTTATTCAACATACATGATATGGATTTAATTTTCTTGCCCCATATCTTACGAATTGTTGTCTCGCTATCAACATCTGAGTTTTCCGTTGTGTCCATACTCTTCCATGTTACCTCGGTTCTTGATTACATTTATGCTGCAAGCTCCATAACCATGACTGTTGATATATGTGAAGTGTGAGTTAATTGTACACCAACTCTATAGATACCTTCTCTCAAATCCCAAGTGATTTCTGGATCTTCTACCACAGGGAGTTGGGGACTCGCAACCAGTTAAAATAAGAGATGCACGTAAATACCAGCACTAGATGATTTCCAATGAGGCCCATTGTCCTGCTGTTTGACTTCTGTGTCCATGTTGATTAAAATGTTGCTCCTGGAAAACCCTAGTCGTAAAATACATTTGCAACTTTCTGCATCATCTTGAAACAGACCATAATTAGGTAGAGTTAATGAAGAACTTAAGGTGTGTGGTGGAGGAAAGAACATGGCATCGACACAAAAACACCAGAGCAAACAACAGTACAAGAATTTAATTAGGAAAAGTACGTAGCGATAGTAAGCTTGGTCTACCAGTAAGAAATTTGATTAATACAGGTCAATTACACTAGCAATCTGTATCGATAGAACTCAATTCACAGGTTTGGGCCGTTTCCTTTTCGTTTTTCCTATACACCATAGTGCTGATCTTCTCACAATTTTAAAAGGAAGAGAAAGACGGTCTAGCTTAACGCACATGAAAAATGTTTCGCTCGTGAAACATTATTGAGACACCACCAGAAAAAAGACACTGATTACTACTGCACACACACGGAACTCAGAGATTAGACATAAGAATGGCGAAAACATCCACTGCATAGTAATAACAAGAACCTCTTTTCATTGACATAACAAGCACACATTACAAACAATGAAGGTACTGGAAAGACTACGGGGAATTTGAGTTCTCCTTTGAGGTCGTTAACACTATTGTTGTCACTTTAGAAAGTCCggataacaaagaaaatactagTTAGTCAAAGACTATACCTCTATTAATGGTCATCTCACTTTAATCAGGGACTGGAGCCCAAATCTCACACTTTAATGTTGTGAATTTTAGTACTGTGAAGGTAACATATGAAACTCTGACATGCAGAACCTACCTACGGAATTTCAGACTCCCACCACACTTATCTTAATATTGCAGCAAGGAGATATTTTGCCACAAAATACTTTAACTACCTTGAGGAATATGTGACATTTTTTTTAACAAGTCTGGAGCTCATCTCAAAGTAAGGTTGCTTAGCTGCATCCATTGTTCAGTCTGAGAACAAAAGAGAGAGCAGTATTCTTGTCTGCAAGATATGCATCATACGGAACATGTCCATCGGTAAATTATCTCCTGATGAAAAAGAGAGGGACAGTGGCAGAACGCTATCAAAGAATGTGTTTTCTGTTCCTGTAATACAAGAAGCTTGGTTGACAGATGCTATTTACATGGTAACTAGGGGGATCCATTCAATCTGTTTAATCACAGGAAAGATGGAAATTTAATGCAAGAGTGACTGGATCAAGCTCTAGGTTCTCCTTGTTCGCCTGAGGCATACTTTAAGCTAATCTCTTTTATTTGATCCCTATGGGTTCACATCATATGACAATTCTACTGAGTACAGATCCTTCTGAATCCTCAAAAATGAAATCTTACCGATTCTATGAATGGTGACTAAGTGATCCTGCTGGTGCTGATATTATTTAACAAGCTTGGCAACTTCCAACTCAAAGATCTCCAGATTCACTGCTGCAAAAATTGTCTTGAAACTTTTCTTAAAACTGGAACAAAAGCATTTTCAGCAATATTAGAAGACAAATCACGTGAAGATGCATATACATCAGCAAACTACAAAGACAACTTAAACCAGATTCTCCAATTGTTACGAGGCTAAAATCTGAACTCCAATACAACATGTATGACTCTCACTGGAAACAAAACTCGAGTGATCATCAATTACATTGTGGGGACAGAAATACTCAGCACTTTCATGCATATGTAAAAACAGAAGAAGACAAATAAATTAGCAGTTCTCAAAAACCCTTTGTGGATTTGGCACAAAGATAAACAGGCTCGAACAGCTTTTCATCTCTCATTTCTAAAGGTGAACAACTTCTTCAACTCTAAGACCATACACCACAGCTGAAGACAATGCTGCCCATCTTCTCAAAAGTCGCAGATGAAGCTGAGATTAGACCAGTGGTTGCTCAAATGCCATTTTGGAAACCACCGGGTTCAGATGGATTTCAGGCAGGTCTCTATAAGAGATATCAATTTCACTTATCAAACAGTTGGGCAAAATTAGGCAAAAAACAGATTTTGACCTTCACTTTCTGGACACAGACCCATAGTACCTCATATAAAATCATTTCAAGACTTCTTCCTAACAGAATGTGGTCTATCCTAGATTAAATAGTTTCACCACATCAAGCAGCCTTTGAATAGGGCAGATGCATTCAACACTGTTGTTACTGCACATGAGTTTAATTCAATTTGCAGAAGAAACTGGAAAACAAAACTGCACATGAGTTTAATTCAATTTGCAGAAGAAactggaaacaaaggtaacaTTGCAACCAAATTATACACAACAAAGGCGAAACTACTGAAACGGAGTTTTACTGTTGGTGTCTTGAGACAGTTGAGATTTGCTGAGAATGGTTTTTGATGATCACCAATGCCTCAACACAACTACTATCCCATAGCTTCAAAATGGTGAAGCCTGTACCGCTTTTTCTCCTACTCGAAAATTACGAAAAGGAGTTCATTACACGCCTATATTTTTATATTACGTATAGAGGCTTTATCGAGGCTTCTTTCATATGCTGAACAGAACATCATAGCATCCATGGCGTTAAAACAGCTAGGTTAAGTCCTACTACCCATTTTTCTTTGCAGAAAATTGTCTGATTTTCCTAAAAGCAGACAACCCAAATACAACATTGTCGAGATATTCTCTTAAGCTTCGGTAATGTTTCAGCAAGAATGTGCTGAGATATCAATGTAATTCTATTTCCTATCTGCTGCAGATGCAGCAAATGAGTTTAAATGCTATATATTTGGGGGTGCCTCTGTTTTCAAGCCACAGATGGAAGGGGACGTAATTCCACAAGCTGGACGCGCTACCCAGATTGAATCAGTTCTGAATGCAATGTCATTATATCAAATGACTTGCTTCCCCATTCCTGGTAAAAATATTCAGAGTTTAGAAACTATTCAACGGAGGTATTAGTGGGGACATGGGGAAAATTCTAAGGGGGTTCCAGTACAAATGCTTGGTCCTTTATGTCGACTGAAGAGACGTGGGACTCGTGTTTAAGAACTTAAGAAAGTTCAATCATGCTATGCTTGCAAAAATTGCATGGAGAATGGTCTAGAACCCTAATGCTTTATGGATGCAAATCATAAAGTTCAAATATTTTCGTAGGAATAATCCTATATAAGATAACATAAGAAACCAGGGTACCTGGATATGGAATGGATTGGACAAGGCCTTATCACAGTTAACAAGTTTAGTGTTTGGGAGCTGCCAACAGGAGGTAAAATTCCTATCTCAAAGACTAAATGCTAAGCAACAACAATTTCTGCAGCAACTTAAAGAACTATTTGCAGGATTATAAGCAAGTTTGCCTGGGATGATCGAGCTTTAAAAGAATTCTTTACTACAGACCAACAACATCAAGCTAATAGTACCTTTGCCAGGTGCTAGTAGTACCTTGGCAAAAAATGGCAAAATTTTCGGACAGTTATACCTACAGCAAGCTAATAGAATCATCTTATAAATTAAATCCAGAAGAAGGCTTTGGCATCTTCAAGGCCCACAGAAATCGAAATTATTCTTATGGAAAGTCATCCAACTAGTATTGAAACAGTCAACGCTTTCTAAACAGGTTCTTTCAAGTTGATTTGCTAAGGTGTACTCTTTGTCAATCATCTGAAGAATATCTGGATTATCTTTTCATCTCATGTCCTTATGCATGGGTAATCTAGTATGGGTGAGCTCTGGATCTATTCTATCGCCTATCTAGATGTGTTAATCTCCGAATCTGGATTCTTATTGGTCTTCTTCACTTACCTATGAAATAGGAGCAGCAGCTGTACTTTGATTTGTTTGGAGTCAAGATGCCAAGCTCACTTTGAGAATAAAGCATAGAATCCTACTTCCACTATGTTACAGATAAGGCAATATCTCTTTGACATCAGCAATGCTCGTGCCATAATACAAACACATCAATAACTCATATCATACTAGCAACAGTGACATCCATGCATAACTCCTTCATATTGTTTTGCAGCTATTTACTGATGCTTATATATCTTACAACAATCTAATACAGCAGGTGGCGGGTCATCATCTACAACACAGATAGAGGCTTCTATGCAGTAAGGAACTGGTAGTTCTCTGTTAAAACAATAGGTAAACCTGAAGCAGTTCTGTGTAGTAGATAACCTAACTCTTGTCAAGTCTCTGGATGATATACATGACGGTTTCCAGTGGGACGACAAGAGTCTTATACCGGATTGTCAGTCCCTAGCTTTATCTTCTGTTTCTGTATATACAAGTACGTAAAAAGGATGTGTAATGGTGCAGCTGACACTAGCAAGCTTTACTATCTAGTGGGGCTAATATATGCACCCAACCCTAACTATGCTAGTTGGGAAACCTTGTCTTAATTAGccttttcttacaaaaaaaagaaaagaaaagggttTGTGATTTTTACCCAGGCTACTTCCACGGAGGCGCTGTAGATCCATCACCTGAGAATGTCCACGAAGAGATCCACTCAAAAATTCGATCAAAACAGGAAAATCATACAACAGCAATAGGTAATAAAAGCAAAAGTTATCACAACATAAAAACTTGTTCCCTAGGTCCAAAACCTAAAAACACCAGCTATGCATTTTACTATGATTAAAAGAGCCTCAAAACAAAGTACTTCTTAAAATATGGAGCTAAACTTAAATCGAAAACCCGGTTGCACAGCAGAAATGTGTATGTATATCCATCAAGAACaaggtcttcttcttttttgggtGAAGAAGAGAACAGGAGAAATCCCTTCCCCGAAAACATatatagaaaagaaaaagaacaaatgcGAACGAAATAACTGCCTACTAAATACCTATAGAATGGCAAAAGTACTGATCTCCGAATCAACAAGCCATAATGGACCAAGTATAAAACCAAAGACCATTAACTGAAATATAGTGCAAATCAAACAAATCCGGCATTTAGTATCTTTTCCATCTGTAAGCTACAGCTAGGCatataatcatccaaagatacCAGGATGCAGCGAAGATACCAGGTCTTGGACTCCCATCCATAAACATTTATATCGGTTCCAAGTGAAAACAGCATATACATGTTCAgcaatcaaaaaaatataaaGCTCAAACTAAGAAGTAAAAATTGTATACACAGAAGAATGTTACAAGAACTACTTATGCCTGCTGATGCTATGCTTAAAATCGGATAAAATAGAACTGTGCCAGAGATAGAGATTAAAGAAAGTTTTGCAGCACAAGCCTGCCTTGCAGATTTTCCAAAGCACCATTTTTTCAGCATAAGCCTGCCGATAAGATAACTATAAATTGTGCAGATTGATTTTTAAACCTAATAGAATGCAGAGTTAATATAAGTCTTCAGCTCTTTAATATTCTTCGCAAATAAGAGCCTTCAATCATCAAAGTTCTGTAACTCTTTTAATGGCTAGCCTTTCATTTATACATTAACAAAAGAAGCCAGCAAGTGCCAAGTTTAATGACCAAGACACTCAAGTCTTGAATCACCATTTTCCCAAAATCACTTCACAGTTCACGGTAGCTCTTTAACATTACGCAATATGCAACTACAAATTACTGTGCAGAATCAAAGATTATAGGAACTTATATATGAAGAATACAATTCCATGTGTAAAAAATTACCGACTGCAAGCAAATCTTTCCGAATCTTGTGAGCACATGTAAGCGAATAACTAACTAGTGTTGACAAGGACAGACTGATTGCTGCCTAGCACACAAGGCTACAATTTTCCTCAATCAATTACATGTTCTCAACTGAAGTCATATAAAGGTCCGTAACTGATCGTTGTCTACAATTGTAACTATTACCTAGTAGAATCCTAACCAACTTCCAAAATCTAACCACTACGATATAAGCTACGCCAATTACGATAATAGCAAATCCCCTTTGCCCCAATTCCCTACTGGTATTTCTTTCCCTGAGTCAACAGAAACCATCGAATCCTTAAAGTGACTACAGTGGCGAAGGAACTAACCACATTATAGACAGAGATAAAAATATAATATGACAAATGAATGTAGATCGCTGAAAATgagtataaaataaaaatacctaGATCAATCAGAAAAgagcaaaataaaaataataatcagaAGAACTTCCAGGGAAAGAGATATCTAAAGTTCAGAACTcagcaaatcaaatcaaatcaaatcaaatcaaattggcCCTCATTCAAGATCTCAGAGGTACAACattaaaatgaaaattttggcaAAGTTGGTTGATGATACCAGTCATAATTGTTATAAAACCATGAGTAAACCGTTGTTGATAACCAAATACAAAACAGCTATAGGATTACTTAACAAACAAGAAGTAACTCGGAACTATCAATAAAAGAAGTGCAATAGTTTCAAGTTTCAAGAACTACCCAGAATCAACTGCTGCAGGATGGCATTGGAACGAACAACGCTCACTTAAAACTTCCTCCTCCTCTTGTTTCCTGAAGAATCACCTTTATTAAATCCACCAAAATCATTTGTAGAATCAGCAGTATTTTGTTTCTTCATCCCTTTCTTCCCTCCAAACCCAAACTTTGAATCCCTGCGCTCCTTGCTGCTTTTCTTTTTATTATCACCACCTTTCTTTCCCTTAAAGTTGCCTTTGTTTCCCAACCCACCTGACCTATCTCCTGGACGAACCCCAGGTCTCTTCTTTTTATTTCTGTCAAATGTTTTCCCATCTTCAAATGAAAGACCCATATCTTCATCATCGCCTCCCTTCTCAAATCCACTTTGCTGCCTCTGTTTTCGCCACTTTTTAACCGATTCAAAATCGTCCTTCTTTTGCTTGGCTCTCTCTTTAAGCTTTTCTGCCTGTACTTCTTTCGATATTTTCTTAGCATCTCTTGCTTTTCTTCTCTCATCAGCTTCCTCAATCCGTTTCTTCTCCTCCAAGAGCCGACCCTTCACCTTCACCATGTGGGAATCTGTTTTGACCATCTCTGCATAATAATCAGCAGGTCTGAGGAATGGAATATTTCTTTTTTGAAGCTTCTCAAAGGCTTCTCGTGTTCCCTCCAACGCCTGGTTATAGAAAGATAATTCACGTGCTAAATCATCATTAACATCCACCTCCTCATCTTGATCAATATCGATGGTGAGTTTGTGGATCCAGTCTACATTTTCCGGCCAGCTTATATCCTCAAGTTGCTCTTGCAAACCTTCTCTGTTGAATATAAACGTTTTTGAAGGTACAGCTAATTTTATAACTCCCTCCTCGTCTTCTGATTCAGATTCAGATTCTGGTTCAGATTGCTCAGGCTCAGATACTTCACACAAGTCATCGCTAAAGTCATCTTCCTCCACTATTTCCTTGTGtgactttgaatgttttcttttgAAAGTGCCCATTTCAATCGATTAACAAGTCTATCTGCAAAGAGTTTAGAACATTTTTCAACTGACAAGTAAATAGATAATTGAGGACACACGCTATATGTGGAATTCAAATTAGCAGATGTGCAAGTGAATTATAACTAGCAAGCTCTTTCTGAACACAGGGCCGGGCGAAATGATCATCAAAATACTATGACCAAAATTCAGGAGTTTTAAGTGCTTGATAACTAAAGACTACATGTATATCCACCCCCAAAACTGATACTTTTTATCTTGGAAAACATAAACCTAACATTTTCATGGCTATGCAATCACATAAATCAGTCAAACCCTAATTAAAACAGTACCAGAAGCTGAAAACtcgatttgttttttctttttaatctacGAGTTACAGGAGGAAAcattgaaagaagaaagaaacggTGGAGACAAGAGAAGAAATAAAACTATAGCAGTGCTCCTAGGAGAATAGCAGGGGCAACATTAGGTAATTTCGAAGTTTACCTTATGATGTGATGATTCGAGATGGGAGGTCTGCAAGATGAAAACAGGAAGCAAATTTAGGATTTTGCAATTTTTCGAGAAACCGCAGAAACGAGTGATGAAGGAGAGACGAACAAGAGAATTAGGGTTCAAGGATAGATTTTTTCGTAAATATGAGTAAATTATAAGGTTAATTATGTCTTTACACGTTAAAAGTGAAGGACTGGGCTTGGGTTCTTATTTTCTTAGTAATAACCGTAGGCCGTAGGCCCGTAGCCAGCAGTTGTTAGCCTAGTGACAGTATCATTCTGCTAAAACTTCAGCAGCGGCTGATGCAAAAAAGGATGGTCGCCTGCAGTATGCACAAGAGGTTGGAAGTCTGTCTCGGCATAAAGCCATCAACACCTCCTGCTTGAAAATGTCGTCTGGGAGCATTGCAACACAATTTTATCCTCAAAAGTTTTGGATATACTACTGATAACAAGAGAATTTCTTTCATGCCAAATATGTCGTCTAATAAATTACAAAAGATAACATCAGGTCAGCTTGTTTGACAATGTTCCATCATGATCATGTTGGCTCCTGTTTCCAAGCATCTCTCAGCCCTTCTGATTAACAAGTCCGTGTCCTCAACTATTTCTGCATAGAGAAGCAATAAATATTACAAACGTCTAATTGGTTAAGAAAGATGGAAAGTGATCAACGACAGGCTATAAAATCAGATTCCTCTTTCTATTCATTAAACACTGTGCCTCATCTCATTAGTCTGATCACTGCCTAATAGAGCAAATACATTAGCTGAACCCTTGATTGTGAATTCTTTATGCAGACCGTCCAATCAAAGATCTTCAAAGATCTTCTCTATTCCATTCGTGGTAGGAAACAGAAGTTCACTATTCCCTTTGATGTTCCAAATGAAGAGACCTCAAATGATTCCACAACAAATAGAAAATTAAGGAAGGAAAGCACACTCTACTTACTACTGGTGTCATGCTACGCTAGGCCAACTCTGGTATCAACTTATTACGGCTACATAAGAGGTAAAATGGATCTTTAGTGCTTGTATTTGGAAACCAAGTATGTGTAAGGCATCAACAAAACATCAGTATTAGTACTCAATTCCATTATTGACAGTTGGAACCTCAAACTTATATATTATACAGTTCTATCTCTCAGCAAGCCAGTAAGATCCATTTGCATTTAGGTATAGGCTTGAAACTTCTTTTACAGAGTGTAACCTAACCCAGACTGATTTGAAACAGAAcaaaacaacaataaaaaaacaTGCCAAAATGAGGTAAGTTAATTTGACTAAAGGTACATATTGAACTCCACTACACAGATACCTCAAGCTCTTCTGAATCTAAGAAAGCTGATGTAATGTTCATTGTGCCCTTCTGCTTTAACAGCATCCTAAGCATTTGAATACTCCTATAGAACGAAATGCATGATACATTGGCAACTGCCAGCATgaggaaaagaaaaaactagTATTTTGCACTTGTGCATCAATTTTGTACCGGAAAATCACTAAATGTGCTTTTCATACCTGGCAAAGATGATTTCAGTGCAAATGCCTCCTGAGTTACTTGAACTCCTGTATAATCCATATTTAAAGAAAACCTAAGCTTCATTATATTCTTATAACTAAAATAACCCTTTCAAAAAATTCAGAATAGGTCTCATCAGTTGATACCTGCACATACTCCTTGAAAGCTGACAGTCTTTGACGAAGTAAATGTTTCAGTCCAATCAACTAGAAAACAATCACAGAATTTTTAACCATCCAAATGCCCTTTGTACTCAAAGATATCCTGCGAAATCCCCATATTTATATAAACCACTAGACAAAGAGTTACTAAACATAATCAAAGTTAATGATTAGTCATTCAACTTAGAGAACTGAAGCAATTTTGGTAACAAAACAAAGCAACCAACTAACTAGTCAGATTACAGAAAATTTGAATGATGCATCGTTCTCCGTTTAAACAATTTCAAGTAGTTTTCTCAATGAGTATGATCAAACAGTCTAAAAACTCAAGGAATAAAAAGGACCAACAGAAGTTCAGAAAACAATGACGAACTAGTGCACCTGAAAAGCATTTTAGGTCAAGAGGCTACAAATGAGGTTTCCCTGTTTTTACATCTTCATATTGTTCTTCAGGTCAGAAATGAATGAATAAATACAATTACATGAGTTATCTTCAAAATGTTTATCTGTTTTCCATACTCTCTGCAGGAAGGCTCAACCAATTTAACCAGAAATTTTACTGTAAATTGAAGATTGCATTGAATTAAGGGTTTCCAGATGCGGATTTGCAAACAGGAATTCATACATACATAATAGAATAAGAAATTGATAAGAGAAATTGAAGAAACAAACTTTTTTAATTCACATTAAAAGATAGATCCAGAAATCTACATCGAGTAAAAAGAACAGAAGATCAAACTAAAAGGcaaaaacgaaaccctaaatcTGCAAACTGACTACAATAGGAAGATAAAAGAGTATAGAGGAGAAGATAGAACAAGGAACACCAAAAGAATTAACGAAACTAGTCTTCATCAGCGGCAACCGACTTAGAGGTACCAGTCTTCTTTGGCAACAACAGGTTGTGAATATTAGGCATAACTCCACCATTAGCGATTGTAACAGCACCAAGCAACTTGCTCAACTCTTCATCGTTTCTAACTGCTAATTGAATATGCCTTGGAACAATTCTTGTCTTCTTGTTATCTCTTGCAGCGTTTCCGGCcaattccaaaacctaatttcaaaaccaaaaacaaaaaagttaCAAACAAAATCCAACCAAATCCCTAAAAAATCAATaacaaaaacctaataaaaaaacaaatcgaaaccctaaaaaaattcttTACCTCAGCAGCAAGGTATTCAAGAACAGCGGCGAGATAAACAGGAGCACCGGCACCGACACGTTCAGCATACTTTCCGGCTTTCAAGAACCTAGCGATTCTTCCAACCGGGAATTGAAGACCGGCTTTACTACTTCGAGATGTTGCTTTCTTTGCTGCACCAGAACCAATTGATTTTCCTCTACCGGCCATCGCTAACAAATTTTACAGAAACtctgaaaaaataaaattgaagagGGGAAAGTTTTTTCGAGAGAAGAAGGAGATTGCACTTCGATGAAATGATAAGTTCTGAAGCTATGATTTCCTTCGGTGTCTATTTATATGACTCTTGGATTTACCTAAGCCAATCAAAAAGAGTGATACGGATCGAGATCAACAACCGtagaatattattttttatgaacgGTTAGATTTAATGTGTTTCTCGGATCGTGGAATTG
Above is a genomic segment from Papaver somniferum cultivar HN1 chromosome 10, ASM357369v1, whole genome shotgun sequence containing:
- the LOC113317693 gene encoding probable rRNA-processing protein EBP2 homolog, encoding MGTFKRKHSKSHKEIVEEDDFSDDLCEVSEPEQSEPESESESEDEEGVIKLAVPSKTFIFNREGLQEQLEDISWPENVDWIHKLTIDIDQDEEVDVNDDLARELSFYNQALEGTREAFEKLQKRNIPFLRPADYYAEMVKTDSHMVKVKGRLLEEKKRIEEADERRKARDAKKISKEVQAEKLKERAKQKKDDFESVKKWRKQRQQSGFEKGGDDEDMGLSFEDGKTFDRNKKKRPGVRPGDRSGGLGNKGNFKGKKGGDNKKKSSKERRDSKFGFGGKKGMKKQNTADSTNDFGGFNKGDSSGNKRRRKF
- the LOC113317694 gene encoding protein H2A.7 — protein: MAGRGKSIGSGAAKKATSRSSKAGLQFPVGRIARFLKAGKYAERVGAGAPVYLAAVLEYLAAEVLELAGNAARDNKKTRIVPRHIQLAVRNDEELSKLLGAVTIANGGVMPNIHNLLLPKKTGTSKSVAADED